The following are encoded together in the Streptomyces rapamycinicus NRRL 5491 genome:
- a CDS encoding alpha-N-acetylglucosaminidase TIM-barrel domain-containing protein yields MDNNEGVSRRQMLTGAAAVSGALLLAKPQAARATATNGSARPFDTAPAAVALRRLVPAHHQQVTLRAMAAGGGDQFKVTGRAGSITVEGTSPAVLLTGFNRYLAEAAKADISWNGEQLNLPRLLPAPGAEITGAANVAHRFAYNDTNEGYTGAYRGWKAWEREIDVLALHGINEVLVYIGADAVYYDTFRGFGYSDAELREWIPAPSHQPWWLLQNMSGFGGPVSKHLIDQRAALAKKIIARVRELGMTPVLPGYYGTVPDDFLAKNPGASLVSQGTWGAFKRPDWLDPRTDLFAEVAAAFYRHQRERYGDSSMYKMDLLHEGGNPGDVPVGEAAKAVEAALQKAHPGAVWAILGWQTNPSPEILGAVDKSTMLVVDGLSDRYTTVTDRESDWDGTPYAFGSIWNFGGHTPIGANAPDWVEQYPKWRDKSGSALAGIAMMPEGADNNPAAMALFTDLAWTPGTIGLDDWFTSYAVSRYGGEDPHAVAAWKAIRDTAYNMTRADAWSEAPDGLFGARPSLDANKAAAWGPEADRYDTTAFDTALTELLQVAPGLRHSSAYAYDLADVARQVLSNRSRVLLPQIKAAYEAGDRGRFDRLTTTWLSWMKLMDKVLATSGQHLLGRWLADARSWGATKAEKDRLEYDARSIITTWGGRASSDEGLHDYANREWSGLLSGLYHLRWKTYFDELSTALAADRQPAEIDWFALEDHWAHRHDSYPVRTSGDIHKLARKVRDTLTADPHQVALTASADRAAVAEGRPVTVTVSFTNRNGFGPATDVSLSADAPEGMTAEPAGPTTAASIAPGETFSASFRVTLTAAAGALVSRMPVGASYRTGGSRGSASAAVRLMAGTGVQAPYRTASFNDAVFGQSGDGLAIEGGGADLWGGTNEFATIHRVAAFGSASAATVQVTSQDNTGGWARAGLMVRNDLSANGDGSAGYVNLAVTPSNGCALSWDADGNGTFDSIELSGSFTAPVRLRLTRSGNAYTGECSADGASWTTVGTATPGGVADAQDIGVFMTAANGWTDTRGIAAFQDFSVT; encoded by the coding sequence ATGGACAACAACGAAGGTGTCAGCCGCAGACAGATGCTGACCGGAGCGGCCGCCGTGAGCGGCGCGCTGCTGCTGGCGAAGCCGCAGGCCGCCCGGGCGACCGCAACGAACGGGAGCGCCCGGCCGTTCGACACGGCACCAGCCGCCGTCGCGCTGCGGCGGCTGGTACCCGCCCACCACCAGCAGGTCACGCTGCGCGCGATGGCGGCCGGCGGCGGCGACCAGTTCAAGGTCACCGGCCGGGCCGGGAGCATCACGGTGGAGGGCACCAGCCCCGCCGTACTGCTCACCGGGTTCAACCGGTACCTCGCCGAGGCCGCGAAGGCCGACATCTCCTGGAATGGCGAGCAGCTGAACCTGCCCCGGCTGCTGCCCGCGCCCGGCGCGGAGATCACGGGAGCGGCGAACGTCGCCCACCGGTTCGCGTACAACGACACCAACGAGGGCTATACCGGCGCCTACCGGGGCTGGAAGGCCTGGGAGCGCGAGATCGACGTGCTCGCGCTGCACGGCATCAACGAGGTGCTCGTGTACATCGGTGCCGACGCCGTCTACTACGACACCTTCCGGGGCTTCGGCTACTCGGACGCCGAGCTGCGAGAGTGGATCCCCGCCCCTTCCCACCAGCCCTGGTGGCTGCTGCAGAACATGTCGGGGTTCGGCGGTCCGGTGTCCAAGCACCTCATCGACCAGCGGGCCGCCCTCGCCAAGAAGATCATCGCCCGGGTGCGGGAACTCGGCATGACCCCCGTGCTGCCGGGCTACTACGGCACCGTGCCGGACGACTTCCTGGCCAAGAACCCCGGCGCGTCGCTGGTCTCCCAAGGCACCTGGGGCGCCTTCAAGCGCCCCGACTGGCTCGATCCGCGCACGGACCTCTTCGCCGAGGTCGCCGCCGCCTTCTACCGGCACCAACGGGAACGCTACGGCGACAGCTCGATGTACAAGATGGACCTGCTGCACGAGGGCGGCAACCCCGGTGACGTGCCGGTCGGAGAGGCGGCCAAGGCCGTCGAGGCGGCTCTCCAGAAGGCACACCCCGGGGCGGTCTGGGCGATCCTGGGCTGGCAGACCAACCCCAGCCCGGAGATCCTCGGCGCGGTCGACAAGAGCACGATGCTCGTCGTCGACGGCCTGTCCGACCGCTACACCACCGTCACCGACCGGGAGAGCGACTGGGACGGCACCCCGTACGCCTTCGGCTCCATCTGGAACTTCGGCGGTCACACCCCGATCGGCGCCAACGCTCCCGACTGGGTGGAGCAGTACCCGAAGTGGCGGGACAAGTCGGGCAGCGCGCTCGCCGGGATCGCGATGATGCCGGAGGGCGCCGACAACAACCCCGCCGCCATGGCCCTGTTCACCGACCTGGCCTGGACGCCCGGCACCATCGGCCTCGATGACTGGTTCACCTCGTACGCCGTGTCCCGGTACGGCGGCGAGGACCCGCACGCCGTCGCCGCCTGGAAGGCGATCCGTGACACCGCGTACAACATGACCCGCGCGGACGCGTGGAGCGAGGCGCCCGACGGACTGTTCGGCGCCCGGCCGAGCCTGGACGCCAACAAGGCCGCCGCGTGGGGCCCGGAGGCCGACCGCTACGACACCACCGCCTTCGACACGGCGCTCACCGAACTGCTCCAGGTGGCGCCGGGGCTGCGCCACAGCTCGGCCTACGCGTACGACCTGGCCGACGTTGCCCGTCAGGTGCTGTCCAACCGCAGCCGGGTGCTGCTGCCCCAGATCAAGGCGGCGTACGAGGCCGGGGACCGCGGCCGCTTCGACCGGCTCACCACCACCTGGCTCAGCTGGATGAAGCTGATGGACAAGGTGTTGGCCACCAGCGGCCAGCACCTGCTCGGACGGTGGCTGGCCGACGCCCGTTCCTGGGGCGCCACCAAGGCGGAGAAGGACCGGCTGGAGTACGACGCACGGTCGATCATCACCACCTGGGGCGGCCGGGCGAGCAGCGACGAGGGCCTGCACGACTACGCCAACCGGGAATGGTCCGGACTGCTCAGCGGCCTCTACCACCTGCGCTGGAAGACATACTTCGACGAGTTGTCCACGGCGCTCGCGGCCGACCGGCAGCCCGCCGAGATCGACTGGTTCGCGCTGGAGGACCACTGGGCGCACCGGCACGACAGCTACCCGGTGCGGACGTCGGGCGACATCCACAAGCTGGCCCGGAAGGTGCGGGACACCCTGACCGCGGATCCCCACCAGGTGGCGCTGACCGCGTCCGCCGACCGGGCAGCGGTGGCCGAAGGACGCCCGGTCACGGTCACCGTGTCGTTCACCAACCGCAATGGATTCGGCCCCGCGACGGATGTGAGCCTCTCGGCCGACGCACCGGAGGGGATGACCGCCGAGCCGGCCGGCCCGACCACCGCGGCGTCCATCGCCCCGGGCGAGACATTCTCGGCGAGCTTCCGGGTCACCCTCACCGCGGCCGCCGGCGCGCTGGTCTCCCGGATGCCGGTGGGCGCGTCCTACCGGACCGGCGGCTCGCGGGGCTCGGCCTCGGCGGCGGTCCGCCTGATGGCGGGCACCGGGGTACAAGCGCCTTACCGAACGGCTTCCTTCAACGACGCCGTCTTCGGCCAGTCGGGAGACGGACTCGCCATCGAGGGCGGGGGCGCCGATCTGTGGGGTGGCACCAATGAGTTCGCCACGATCCACCGGGTCGCCGCCTTCGGCTCCGCCTCGGCCGCCACGGTCCAGGTCACCTCGCAGGACAACACCGGCGGCTGGGCCCGCGCCGGGCTGATGGTCCGTAACGACCTCTCCGCGAACGGCGACGGCTCGGCCGGGTACGTCAATCTGGCGGTGACACCGTCCAACGGATGCGCACTGTCCTGGGACGCCGACGGCAACGGAACATTCGACTCGATCGAACTGTCCGGGTCCTTCACCGCTCCGGTGCGTCTGCGGCTGACGCGCTCCGGCAACGCCTATACCGGCGAGTGCAGCGCTGACGGCGCCTCATGGACCACGGTCGGCACGGCCACTCCGGGCGGCGTCGCCGACGCCCAGGACATCGGAGTGTTCATGACGGCCGCCAACGGCTGGACCGACACCCGCGGGATCGCCGCCTTCCAGGACTTCTCCGTCACCTGA
- a CDS encoding alpha-L-fucosidase — protein MAVSRRDLLTTATALGGAVLLGPPGIAHALGGRARPDYEPTKASLDTHPVPRWYKDAKFGIFIHWGVYSVPGGTGRHNAGEWYLWYQSFKDTAEWKYHRDTYGQDFVYDDFIPRFKAENFDPDSWIRLFERAGAQYFALTSKHHDGFALFPSEVTDRHSVKYGPKRDLVGELMTAARKRGTVRPGLYYSLGEFFNPAIGRPMKNFYTDEEIPMVGYKPVQDYVGDYELKQLYEVIDRYDPELLWADGQWFRPTGEPPWRSEEPMAHYYNKAKNRARPKGVVINDRFDTHFDFATYEQRTNPTMDPQKWECCITMGYSWGYNKHELDEDYKTSEFLIHLLADVVSKNGNLLLNIGPKPDGTIPAIMRERLRDIGAWLDVNGPAIYGSTPWVRAEEEGSPLGIRYTVTPGRFNIIALGAPSGTLSVPADIPISSTSRIRLLGHQGPLRWTHEDGKIHVTIPSALPSDIASTFTVDWDRG, from the coding sequence ATGGCAGTCAGCCGCAGAGACCTCCTGACCACCGCGACCGCTCTCGGCGGGGCCGTGCTGCTCGGCCCGCCGGGGATCGCTCACGCCCTCGGCGGCAGGGCGCGCCCCGACTATGAGCCCACCAAGGCGTCGCTGGACACCCACCCGGTGCCGCGCTGGTACAAGGACGCCAAGTTCGGCATCTTCATCCATTGGGGCGTCTACTCGGTGCCCGGGGGCACCGGACGGCACAACGCGGGCGAGTGGTACCTGTGGTACCAGAGTTTCAAGGACACCGCCGAGTGGAAGTACCACCGGGACACCTACGGCCAGGACTTCGTCTACGACGACTTCATCCCGCGGTTCAAGGCCGAGAACTTCGACCCGGACTCCTGGATCAGGCTCTTCGAGCGGGCGGGCGCCCAGTACTTCGCGCTGACCAGCAAGCACCACGACGGCTTCGCCCTCTTCCCCAGTGAGGTCACCGACCGGCACTCGGTGAAGTACGGCCCCAAGCGCGACCTGGTCGGTGAGCTGATGACCGCCGCCCGCAAACGCGGCACCGTACGGCCGGGCCTCTACTACTCGCTGGGCGAGTTCTTCAACCCGGCCATCGGCCGGCCTATGAAGAACTTCTACACCGACGAGGAAATCCCGATGGTCGGCTACAAGCCGGTCCAGGACTACGTCGGCGACTACGAGCTGAAGCAGCTCTACGAGGTCATCGACCGGTACGACCCCGAGCTGCTGTGGGCGGACGGCCAGTGGTTCCGGCCCACCGGGGAGCCGCCGTGGCGCAGCGAAGAGCCCATGGCCCACTACTACAACAAGGCGAAGAACCGGGCGCGGCCCAAGGGCGTCGTGATCAACGACCGGTTCGACACCCACTTCGACTTCGCCACGTACGAGCAGCGCACCAACCCCACGATGGACCCGCAGAAGTGGGAGTGCTGCATCACCATGGGCTACTCCTGGGGCTACAACAAGCACGAGCTGGACGAGGACTACAAGACCTCCGAGTTCCTGATCCACCTGCTCGCCGACGTGGTCAGCAAGAACGGCAACCTGCTACTGAACATCGGCCCCAAGCCCGACGGCACCATCCCCGCCATCATGCGGGAGCGGCTGCGCGACATCGGCGCCTGGCTGGACGTCAACGGCCCGGCGATCTACGGCTCGACGCCGTGGGTGCGGGCGGAGGAGGAGGGCAGCCCACTCGGCATCCGCTACACGGTCACCCCCGGCAGGTTCAACATCATCGCGCTGGGTGCCCCCAGCGGAACCCTGTCCGTGCCCGCCGACATCCCGATCAGCTCCACTTCCAGGATCCGGCTGCTCGGCCACCAGGGCCCGCTGCGGTGGACCCACGAGGACGGCAAGATCCACGTCACGATCCCCTCCGCTCTCCCCAGCGACATCGCGAGTACCTTCACCGTGGACTGGGACCGGGGATGA
- a CDS encoding TIM-barrel domain-containing protein, which yields MSRTLRRCSAALALAAPLLGAAPAAAATGPITLATPGYELRMATDRLTLTTVRAGRTVLATAAVAFRFRIGADWHLAAARRLHRKAVLVRWAQAASLMPLMYASTSPTGVRDATSGEWVGYDRETVGLYPAAIATHDRLAPYIWDQVRNTVKTGDPIMRPLFFDFPEDERSYTVSDEWMLGPAVLAAPKLDEGATRDIFLPSGVWRDVGRGTVIHGPVTLKDCAAPLGITPAFVNLKANGAAKALKALHHAS from the coding sequence GTGAGCCGAACCCTCCGCCGCTGCTCGGCGGCGCTGGCCCTGGCCGCCCCGCTGCTCGGCGCGGCCCCGGCAGCCGCCGCGACCGGGCCGATCACCCTCGCGACGCCGGGCTACGAACTGCGCATGGCGACGGACCGGTTGACCCTCACCACGGTACGGGCGGGCCGGACCGTCCTGGCCACGGCGGCGGTGGCGTTCCGGTTCCGGATCGGCGCTGACTGGCACCTCGCCGCGGCCCGCCGCCTCCACCGAAAGGCGGTCCTGGTCCGCTGGGCGCAGGCGGCTTCTCTGATGCCGCTGATGTACGCGTCGACCTCGCCCACCGGCGTACGGGACGCGACGAGCGGCGAGTGGGTCGGCTACGACCGGGAGACGGTCGGGCTCTACCCCGCGGCCATCGCCACGCACGACCGGCTGGCCCCGTACATCTGGGACCAGGTGCGGAACACCGTCAAGACCGGCGATCCGATCATGCGGCCGCTGTTCTTCGACTTCCCGGAGGACGAGCGGTCCTACACGGTCTCCGACGAGTGGATGCTCGGTCCGGCGGTGCTGGCCGCGCCCAAGCTCGACGAGGGCGCCACCCGGGACATCTTCCTGCCGTCCGGAGTGTGGCGGGACGTGGGCCGCGGCACGGTGATCCACGGCCCCGTGACACTCAAGGACTGCGCGGCACCTCTCGGGATCACCCCGGCGTTCGTGAACCTCAAGGCCAACGGCGCCGCCAAGGCGCTCAAGGCACTCCACCATGCTTCCTGA
- a CDS encoding beta-galactosidase has protein sequence MRGRWRSLLLAALLAVLPLTGPAAATPAQAKPRTQEHTVTYDQYSVKVDGEPLYIWGAEFHYFRLPSPDAWRDVLQKIKAGGFNAVSLYFDWGYHSAKPGSYDFTGIRDVERLLAEAERAGLYVIARPGPYINAEISGGGFPAWRKTRKGVNRTSETDYLDDAREWMSRINHIIARHQLTRGTGTVILYQVENEYQGGRADADYMQTLIDWAKSDGIDVPTYLNDGGANKNWVSGKGAPDIYGFDAYPQGFDCSKPDIWKNLPDYSYAGEWKPESPLIIPEAQGGAFDPMGGTGYKDCAQLTGTDFTRVFSKMNIAAGVSGQSFYMTYGGTNWGWLADPNAVYTSYDYGAPINESRQLTDKYQEFKRLGYLVNSVRSLARTDRAEAPTPSDEALRVDRRVNPDDGTQFFTIRHADTRVKDKDETTLSLTGADGDYPRVPQQGTITVDGRDAKLLVAGYDLGDQRLVYSTSEIMTHARVGDRDVALLYGREGEAGETVLRYAKRPKVTVLDGDVTTAWDAERGDLRLDYTHDGLARVLVNGLELLIADTAETARWWRQDTAAGPVLVRGPSLVRTAELDDGTLKLTGDSTDTAKIEVIADATKVTWNGRENAVTSAPRPIELPELTTWKYREEAPESAPGFDDSAWTTAARLSANNAELDGSLPVLAMDEYGYHHGDVWYRGRFTTTGKATAIALNANTGPTGQYAVWLNGGYLGSSGDGAHTFDIPTGTLEAEGDNVLSVLVENAGHNEEWGHDYSKEPRGLLGAEVIGGATTLTWKIQGGRGGENPVDTARGQYNNGGLYGERAGWSLPGYPDSGWNRTTLSRQTGRTGPGVRWYRTTVGLDLPRGQDNAIALDLAEPKGGNTHYRAQIFVNGWLIGRYLADTGPQTRFVIPKGILHEQGGNTIALAVWSTEKASGPGSATLVDLGSSAGGIKVRTVDAPSYDARTYAMPASGARVTVGAEPFLKPGTATEVPVTLTLPKGAPTARNVKLALTVPDGWTATTDDTTRFDRVRPGDTVTAAYTVTPPGDPVHYAVLSATAELTQTGRPGTVTGRRAVQVPPPGLSADAYVSDLTLVKSVNGWGPVEKDASNGESAAGDGRPLAIGGTTYAKGLGVHANSRIRVYLGGGCTRFTATAGVDDEVGDNGSVSFQVIADGRSLFTGPVLYGSGGGAAIDVDVTGARWLDLLVDGGGDVSTDHADWADAKLTCGGGA, from the coding sequence ATGAGAGGGCGATGGCGCTCCCTGTTGCTCGCCGCGCTGCTGGCCGTGCTTCCCCTGACCGGTCCGGCCGCCGCGACACCGGCTCAGGCGAAGCCGCGGACGCAGGAGCACACGGTCACCTACGACCAGTACTCCGTGAAGGTCGACGGCGAGCCCCTGTACATCTGGGGCGCCGAGTTCCACTACTTCCGGCTGCCCAGCCCCGACGCATGGCGTGACGTACTCCAGAAGATCAAGGCCGGCGGATTCAACGCGGTCTCGCTGTACTTCGACTGGGGTTACCACTCGGCCAAGCCGGGCTCGTACGACTTCACCGGCATCCGTGATGTGGAACGGCTGCTGGCCGAGGCCGAGCGCGCGGGTCTGTATGTGATCGCCCGCCCCGGCCCGTACATCAACGCCGAGATCTCCGGCGGCGGCTTCCCGGCCTGGCGGAAGACGCGAAAGGGCGTGAACCGCACCTCCGAGACCGACTACCTCGACGACGCGCGCGAGTGGATGAGCCGGATCAACCACATCATCGCCCGCCACCAGCTCACCCGAGGCACCGGCACGGTGATCCTCTACCAGGTCGAGAACGAGTACCAGGGCGGCCGCGCGGACGCCGACTACATGCAGACCCTCATCGACTGGGCGAAGAGCGACGGCATCGACGTGCCCACCTATCTCAACGACGGGGGTGCCAACAAGAACTGGGTGAGCGGCAAGGGCGCCCCCGACATCTACGGCTTCGACGCCTACCCGCAGGGCTTCGACTGCTCGAAACCCGACATCTGGAAGAACCTGCCGGACTATTCGTACGCGGGCGAGTGGAAGCCCGAGTCCCCGCTGATCATCCCGGAGGCACAGGGCGGCGCCTTCGACCCCATGGGCGGCACCGGATACAAGGATTGCGCGCAGCTCACCGGCACCGACTTCACCCGGGTCTTCAGCAAGATGAACATCGCCGCGGGGGTGAGTGGCCAGTCCTTCTACATGACATACGGCGGCACCAACTGGGGCTGGCTCGCCGATCCGAACGCGGTGTACACGTCGTACGACTACGGGGCTCCGATCAACGAGTCCCGTCAGCTGACCGACAAGTACCAGGAGTTCAAGCGCCTCGGGTACTTGGTCAACTCGGTCCGCTCGCTGGCGCGGACCGACAGGGCCGAGGCGCCCACTCCTTCCGATGAGGCACTCCGCGTCGACCGGCGGGTCAACCCCGACGACGGCACCCAGTTCTTCACCATCCGGCACGCCGACACCCGGGTGAAGGACAAGGATGAGACCACTCTGTCCCTGACCGGCGCGGACGGCGACTATCCGCGCGTGCCGCAGCAGGGCACGATCACGGTCGACGGCCGGGACGCCAAACTCCTCGTCGCGGGCTACGACCTGGGCGATCAGCGGCTCGTCTACTCCACCTCGGAGATCATGACGCACGCACGCGTCGGCGACCGTGACGTGGCGCTGCTGTACGGACGCGAGGGCGAGGCCGGTGAGACCGTCCTGCGGTACGCGAAGCGGCCGAAGGTCACCGTGCTCGACGGCGATGTCACCACCGCCTGGGACGCCGAACGTGGCGATCTGCGGCTGGACTACACCCACGACGGGCTGGCCCGAGTGCTGGTGAACGGCCTGGAACTGCTGATCGCCGACACCGCGGAGACCGCCCGCTGGTGGCGGCAGGACACCGCCGCGGGCCCGGTCCTCGTGCGTGGCCCGTCGCTCGTCCGTACTGCCGAACTGGACGACGGAACGCTGAAGCTGACCGGCGACTCCACCGACACCGCGAAGATCGAGGTCATCGCGGACGCCACCAAAGTGACGTGGAACGGCCGCGAGAACGCCGTCACATCGGCGCCTCGTCCCATCGAGCTGCCCGAGCTGACGACGTGGAAGTACAGGGAGGAAGCGCCGGAGTCCGCCCCGGGCTTCGACGACTCCGCCTGGACCACCGCCGCCAGGCTCAGCGCCAACAACGCCGAACTGGACGGATCGCTGCCCGTCCTCGCGATGGACGAGTACGGCTACCACCACGGCGATGTCTGGTACCGCGGCCGGTTCACGACCACGGGGAAGGCGACCGCGATCGCGCTGAACGCCAACACCGGACCGACCGGCCAGTACGCGGTGTGGCTCAACGGCGGCTACCTCGGCAGCTCCGGCGACGGCGCGCACACCTTCGACATCCCGACGGGGACGCTCGAGGCGGAAGGCGACAACGTCCTCTCCGTGCTCGTCGAGAACGCGGGCCACAACGAGGAATGGGGCCATGACTACTCCAAGGAACCGCGCGGCCTGCTCGGCGCCGAGGTGATCGGCGGGGCCACCACCCTCACCTGGAAGATCCAGGGCGGCCGGGGCGGCGAGAACCCGGTCGACACCGCACGGGGCCAGTACAACAACGGCGGGCTGTACGGGGAGCGGGCCGGTTGGTCGCTGCCGGGTTACCCCGACAGCGGCTGGAATCGCACCACTCTGTCCCGGCAGACCGGGAGGACCGGGCCCGGCGTGCGGTGGTACCGCACCACCGTCGGGCTCGACCTGCCGCGGGGCCAGGACAACGCGATCGCGTTGGATCTCGCCGAACCCAAGGGCGGAAACACCCACTATCGCGCGCAGATCTTCGTCAACGGCTGGCTGATCGGCCGCTACCTGGCCGACACCGGGCCCCAGACGCGCTTCGTCATCCCCAAGGGCATCCTGCACGAGCAGGGCGGCAACACCATCGCCCTGGCCGTCTGGTCCACCGAGAAGGCTTCTGGCCCCGGCTCCGCAACCCTCGTCGACCTCGGCTCGTCGGCGGGCGGGATCAAGGTCCGTACGGTGGACGCGCCCTCGTACGACGCCAGGACCTACGCCATGCCGGCGTCGGGCGCCCGGGTCACCGTCGGCGCCGAGCCGTTCCTTAAGCCCGGCACGGCCACCGAGGTCCCCGTCACGCTCACCCTGCCGAAGGGCGCGCCGACCGCCCGGAACGTCAAGCTGGCGCTGACCGTGCCGGACGGCTGGACCGCGACCACCGACGACACCACCCGCTTCGACCGGGTCCGGCCCGGCGACACGGTGACCGCGGCCTATACCGTCACCCCGCCCGGCGACCCGGTTCACTACGCCGTCCTGTCCGCGACCGCGGAGCTGACGCAGACCGGCCGTCCAGGCACCGTCACCGGCCGACGGGCGGTGCAGGTGCCGCCGCCGGGGCTGTCCGCCGACGCCTACGTGAGCGACCTGACGCTGGTCAAGTCGGTCAACGGCTGGGGCCCGGTCGAGAAGGACGCCTCCAACGGCGAGTCCGCGGCGGGCGACGGGCGGCCGCTGGCGATCGGCGGCACCACGTACGCCAAGGGCCTCGGCGTACATGCGAACAGCCGGATCCGGGTCTACCTCGGCGGCGGCTGCACCCGGTTCACCGCCACCGCCGGGGTGGACGACGAGGTCGGTGACAACGGCAGCGTCTCCTTCCAGGTGATCGCCGACGGCCGCTCCCTCTTCACCGGTCCGGTGCTGTACGGCTCCGGCGGCGGCGCCGCGATCGACGTGGACGTGACCGGTGCCCGCTGGCTGGACCTGCTGGTCGACGGGGGCGGCGATGTCTCCACCGACCACGCCGACTGGGCGGACGCCAAGCTGACCTGCGGCGGCGGTGCCTGA
- a CDS encoding GDSL-type esterase/lipase family protein, whose amino-acid sequence MLGVPGVFRRLGHRGFAALAAGLAATLAAPLMAAPAEAGQLAWTGTWATAQHASYDPGTSEVTVRIPVRVSAGGSSVRIRLANGFTDQPVTIGHATVGRRDSGSAVAHPYDLRFGGKREVAIAAGGHAVSDPVRLAVPDRTDLVVSLYFPGRLTHISQHWMGLQTVYWTPDGGGDHAGDSDGGAFTTTDSTFPFLTGVDVRGGDAKGAVVALGDSITDGASSTANANRRWPDYLAARLSACSSTAGVLNEGISGNRITAGTDGNPSALDRLERDVLSQPNARTVILFEGVNDLSWGGATGDQVIDGMRQIARRAHARGLRVIGATVVPYRGWGDWWTEDKEADRHRVNAFIRDSGGVFDGYADFDKAVRDPADPTRYAAAFDSGDHLHPNDTGMKAFADAVDLAALGVARDCPSARVRLTPHQPSLRAGQATQMTTTVTNTGPTAVNRVSTRLKLPHGWSAEPAGSARIRTLAPGERAAVTWAVTPAADAAWGTHPIKVNASWRQGGRPRHDSDGVDATVVPVPSGVRAPYLTTATAEDAQYARNSGRSGGQFAIWAGGRDLSGWKDEKAAVYLPGAAPRSGSVTARVVGQTGSGPSAKAGIAVAGDLTAPEKGGYAVLTMSARYGVEFMTDSDGDGRLDTWAGGGDSYHPAWLRLVRDGTTYTAYASADGTVWQRVGTATVPSASGSGDAGLVASAVNLNYPGQTTTAVFDSFSVTE is encoded by the coding sequence GTGCTTGGCGTGCCTGGTGTGTTCAGAAGGCTCGGACACCGCGGATTCGCCGCCTTGGCCGCGGGCTTGGCGGCCACCCTGGCGGCGCCGCTCATGGCGGCGCCGGCCGAGGCCGGGCAGCTGGCCTGGACGGGTACGTGGGCCACCGCGCAGCACGCCTCGTACGACCCCGGCACCTCGGAGGTCACCGTACGCATACCGGTGCGCGTCAGCGCCGGCGGGTCGAGCGTACGGATCCGGCTGGCCAACGGATTCACCGACCAGCCGGTGACGATCGGTCACGCCACCGTGGGGCGGCGCGACAGCGGTTCCGCCGTGGCGCACCCGTACGACCTGCGGTTCGGCGGGAAGCGGGAGGTGGCGATCGCGGCGGGCGGGCACGCGGTCAGTGACCCGGTCCGGCTCGCGGTGCCCGACCGTACCGACCTGGTGGTCAGCCTGTACTTCCCGGGTCGGCTCACTCACATCAGCCAGCACTGGATGGGGCTGCAGACCGTCTACTGGACCCCGGACGGCGGCGGTGACCACGCCGGGGACTCTGACGGGGGCGCCTTCACCACGACCGACTCCACCTTCCCGTTCCTGACCGGGGTGGACGTTCGGGGCGGCGATGCGAAGGGCGCCGTGGTGGCGCTCGGCGACTCCATCACCGACGGGGCGTCGTCCACGGCGAACGCGAACCGGCGCTGGCCCGACTACCTGGCCGCCCGGCTTTCGGCCTGCTCGTCCACCGCCGGGGTGCTCAACGAGGGCATCAGCGGCAACCGGATCACCGCCGGGACCGACGGCAACCCGTCGGCGCTGGACCGGCTGGAGCGCGACGTGCTGTCCCAGCCGAACGCCCGGACGGTGATCCTGTTCGAGGGCGTGAACGACCTCAGCTGGGGTGGCGCCACCGGCGACCAGGTGATCGACGGTATGCGGCAGATCGCGCGGCGGGCCCACGCCCGCGGGCTGCGGGTGATCGGCGCGACCGTGGTCCCGTACCGGGGATGGGGCGACTGGTGGACCGAGGACAAGGAGGCCGACCGGCACCGGGTCAACGCGTTCATCCGCGACTCCGGCGGCGTCTTCGACGGGTACGCCGACTTCGACAAGGCGGTACGGGATCCGGCCGACCCCACCCGGTACGCCGCCGCGTTCGACTCCGGTGACCATCTGCACCCCAACGACACCGGGATGAAAGCGTTCGCCGACGCGGTCGACCTGGCCGCCCTCGGCGTGGCCCGCGACTGCCCCTCGGCCCGCGTCCGGCTGACCCCTCACCAGCCGAGCCTGCGGGCCGGTCAGGCCACGCAGATGACAACAACCGTCACCAACACCGGCCCCACGGCCGTCAACCGTGTCAGCACCCGCCTGAAGCTGCCGCACGGCTGGTCCGCCGAGCCGGCGGGCAGCGCACGGATCCGCACCCTCGCCCCGGGCGAGCGCGCCGCCGTCACCTGGGCCGTCACCCCCGCGGCCGACGCCGCATGGGGCACCCACCCGATCAAAGTGAACGCCTCCTGGCGCCAGGGCGGCCGGCCACGGCACGACTCCGACGGCGTGGACGCCACCGTCGTGCCTGTCCCGTCCGGGGTGCGGGCGCCGTACCTGACGACCGCCACGGCCGAGGACGCCCAGTACGCCCGGAACAGCGGTCGAAGCGGTGGCCAGTTCGCCATCTGGGCGGGCGGCCGGGACCTGTCCGGCTGGAAGGACGAGAAGGCGGCCGTCTACCTCCCCGGCGCCGCGCCGCGCTCGGGCAGCGTCACCGCCCGGGTGGTCGGCCAGACGGGCAGCGGGCCGTCCGCCAAGGCCGGGATCGCCGTCGCGGGCGACCTGACCGCGCCGGAGAAGGGCGGCTACGCCGTGCTGACCATGTCGGCGCGGTACGGCGTGGAGTTCATGACCGACAGCGACGGCGACGGCCGACTGGACACCTGGGCCGGCGGCGGCGACTCCTACCACCCCGCCTGGCTGCGGCTGGTCCGCGACGGCACGACGTACACCGCGTACGCCAGTGCCGACGGCACCGTCTGGCAGCGGGTCGGCACCGCGACCGTGCCGTCGGCGAGCGGCAGCGGCGACGCCGGCCTGGTCGCCAGTGCCGTCAACCTCAACTATCCCGGCCAGACCACCACAGCTGTCTTCGACTCCTTCTCCGTCACCGAGTGA